In Nitrospira sp., the sequence CTTCAGATCAAGGAGAAACTCCTGTGTGTTGTGCAATTCAGCCGCATGAATCCTGAACAAGAGGTCCGCTTGATCGGAAAGCCCTCGAAGAAGGTACAGATCGATTGCCACATGCTCTCGATGCTGTTCCACCACACCTTTCAGCGAGGTCAGACGGACGATCCGCGTCGCTGGGTCTTGTTTCGCCCACTCCTCATTGAGCGCGAAGACGGCGAACGTGCCGTAGACCCCCGGTGCAGTGAGAAGCTTTTCTCGATCCACCGCCTGAGCGTTCGATACCCCAGGACCAGCCATCAACCAAATCAGCACCAGCCCCATGACACGTGATTGAGTCATGATCGCGCTCCCTTCCTCTTGATGCCTGGCGAACGCTGTCCTCCCTGCCCGAACACCCGCCGATAGATCTGATCGAGGTGGCGCAGATAGTGTGTTGGGTTGAAACAGGCGGCAATTTCACTCTTTGTGAGATGCTCTGAAATAAAAGGGTCTTTGCCGACCAATTCTTGCAATCCGCCCCCTCCCCTCCAGGAGGCCATGGCATTGCGCTGAACCGCTTCGTATGACTCCTTTCGTTGCGCCCCCTTCTCAACCAGGGTCAACAGCAACCGCTGCGAATAAATGAGTCCGCCCGTCAGTTCGAGGTTCTGCCTCATTCGATCAGGGTAGACGACCAAGTGCTTGACCAGATCCGTCACCTTGGCAAGCATGTAGTCGATCAAGATTGTACTGTCCGGCATGATCACCCGCTCGACGGACGAATGGCTGATGTCGCGTTCATGCCAGAGTGCGACGTTTTCCATCGCCGCTACGCTGTTGGCCCGCACCACCCGAGCCAAGCCGCAGAGGTTCTCCGAGACAATCGGGTTCCGTTTGTGAGGCATCGCCGACGATCCCTTTTGTCCTTCTGAGAAAAACTCTTCGGCTTCGAGCACTTCTGTGCGCTGAAGATGACGAATCTCGGTGGCAAACTTCTCGATGCTTGCAGCAAGCAAGGCAAGCGCCGTTGAATAGAAGGCATGGCGATCACGTTGGACAACCTGATTCGAGACGGGATCCGCCTTCAAGCCGAGTTTGTCGCACACATATTCTTCGATGTCGGGCCCCTGGTGCGCGAAGGTCCCCATCGCGCCGGACAACTTGCCGACGGCAATCTCGTTCCGCACCTGTCGCAACCGTGCCCGATGACGTCGGACTTCTTCGTACCACAGGGCCATCTTCAGACCAAATGAGATTGGCTCCCCGTGAATGCCATGTGACCGCCCCACCATCACCTGGTTTTTGTAACGGAACGCCTGCTGTTTCAGCACGACGAGAAGCTCATCAACCCCTCCCAGGATCAGATCGAGCGCCTCGGTCATTTGTATGGCAAGCGAGGTATCGACAATGTCCGAGGACGTGAGTCCCATGTGGAGAAACCGATGTTCCGGCCCTACCGTGTCCATGAGCGATTCAAGAAAGGCGATCACGTCGTGTTTCGTAACATTTTCGATTTCGGCGATCCGTTCGACATCGACCTTGGCCTTCTTCCGGATTTTCGCCGCCGTCCCTCGCGGTGCCTGTTTGGCCCGCTCGAAGGCCGCACAGGCCTGCAGTTCAACCTCCAACCAGATCTCATACTTATGCTTCAGGTCCCAGATGGCCTTCATTCGGGGACGCGTGTAACGCTCAATCACTGTCGGCTCTCCTCCAAACCGCCCGATCCGGGTCCGCCCGCTTTGCAGCCAACCGCGACTCGGTCGCCAAGGCCTTGTCCAAAACCGCGTTCACAAACTTTGAGGCATCGTCATCGCCGAAACTTTTCGCGAGTTCGATGGCTTCATCCATGGTGACCTTTGCAGGCACCTCATCCAACCATAGCAACTCATACAGTCCAGCACGCAAGATGTTGCGGTCGACGATGGGCATGCGGCTGACTGTCCAATTCGTCGCATACTTACCGATGGTGGCATCGAGCTCTTTTTTGTGCTCCAGCACACCCTGCACCAACTGTTCTGCGAACGCTTTTGACTCATCAGACGCCGAATATTCATTCCAAAACTCGTCGAGGTGCACGTCAGCCTTCCCGTGAATGTCATGCTGAAACAGAATCTGCAAGGCTCGCTCGCGCGCCTGATGACGAGCTCCCATCACGCTAGTTCGCAAGCCGCCGCGCGGCCGTCCGTGGTGTAACCGATTTCCCCGTCTCCGATTTCTGTCTCATCCTGTCCACCTGTTTCATCACCATCACCATCTCGATCGCGGACTTCGCCGCCTCGCCGCCACGGTTGAATTTCTTCCTGTCCGCACGCTCTACCGCCTGCGCAACCGTCTCAGTGGTCAACACACCGAAGATGACCGGAATATCGGTGTCTAAAGCCGCTTGACCGATGCCTCGACTCACTTCGGCACTGATATACTCAAAATGTGGGGTGTCGCCACGAATGACCGCCCCCAAGCAAATGACCGCATTGAACCGACCTGACTTGGCCATAGCACGAGCTACGAGCGGAATTTCGAACGCTCCCGGTACCCGCACGACATGCATGTTTTCTTTACGGACACCATGGGCACTCAGCGTATCGACGCAGGCATTCACTAATTTGTTCGTGATCTGTTGATTGAACTTCGCCGCGACGATACCGAACCGAAGTCCCGCCGCAGAACGCTCAGCTTTTCGGTGTTTCATGCCTCAATAGCCGTTCCGACCTACTGTCCCGAAGACGGACTGGAATCCTCCTCAGACTTTCTTGAGAAGAT encodes:
- the purB gene encoding adenylosuccinate lyase, which codes for MIERYTRPRMKAIWDLKHKYEIWLEVELQACAAFERAKQAPRGTAAKIRKKAKVDVERIAEIENVTKHDVIAFLESLMDTVGPEHRFLHMGLTSSDIVDTSLAIQMTEALDLILGGVDELLVVLKQQAFRYKNQVMVGRSHGIHGEPISFGLKMALWYEEVRRHRARLRQVRNEIAVGKLSGAMGTFAHQGPDIEEYVCDKLGLKADPVSNQVVQRDRHAFYSTALALLAASIEKFATEIRHLQRTEVLEAEEFFSEGQKGSSAMPHKRNPIVSENLCGLARVVRANSVAAMENVALWHERDISHSSVERVIMPDSTILIDYMLAKVTDLVKHLVVYPDRMRQNLELTGGLIYSQRLLLTLVEKGAQRKESYEAVQRNAMASWRGGGGLQELVGKDPFISEHLTKSEIAACFNPTHYLRHLDQIYRRVFGQGGQRSPGIKRKGARS
- the nusB gene encoding transcription antitermination factor NusB, whose protein sequence is MGARHQARERALQILFQHDIHGKADVHLDEFWNEYSASDESKAFAEQLVQGVLEHKKELDATIGKYATNWTVSRMPIVDRNILRAGLYELLWLDEVPAKVTMDEAIELAKSFGDDDASKFVNAVLDKALATESRLAAKRADPDRAVWRRADSD
- the ribH gene encoding 6,7-dimethyl-8-ribityllumazine synthase — translated: MKHRKAERSAAGLRFGIVAAKFNQQITNKLVNACVDTLSAHGVRKENMHVVRVPGAFEIPLVARAMAKSGRFNAVICLGAVIRGDTPHFEYISAEVSRGIGQAALDTDIPVIFGVLTTETVAQAVERADRKKFNRGGEAAKSAIEMVMVMKQVDRMRQKSETGKSVTPRTAARRLAN